A region from the Desulfitobacterium dehalogenans ATCC 51507 genome encodes:
- a CDS encoding phage tail assembly chaperone, translating into MSDLQDFLMDSFEDAEVIERKVSLGGKDKVMKFKSISATTGDEIRKSCRKTTFHKGQRIVETDQDAFVAKLITETTVFPDFKSQELQQSWGVLGAENLLNAMKAKMKDGEYATLSNIVSEINGYNKTMDDLVEEAKN; encoded by the coding sequence ATGAGTGATTTACAAGATTTCTTGATGGACAGTTTTGAGGATGCAGAAGTTATTGAACGCAAAGTAAGCCTTGGTGGCAAAGATAAGGTTATGAAGTTCAAATCTATTTCGGCCACCACGGGTGATGAGATTAGAAAGAGCTGTCGCAAAACAACCTTCCATAAAGGTCAGCGGATTGTTGAAACCGATCAGGATGCATTCGTAGCCAAATTGATTACTGAAACGACTGTATTTCCTGACTTCAAATCTCAGGAGCTTCAGCAAAGTTGGGGTGTGCTTGGCGCCGAAAATCTGTTAAATGCCATGAAAGCAAAAATGAAGGATGGCGAATATGCCACCCTTTCGAATATTGTCAGTGAAATCAATGGTTACAACAAAACCATGGACGACCTAGTTGAAGAAGCAAAAAACTAA